DNA sequence from the Pedobacter sp. W3I1 genome:
TCAGGATTGGTCATTAAAAACTGGCTCACAATATTGATATCGTGTTTAGCAAAAACAGTATTGATTTTTGCCATAATACCCGGAACGTTTTTGTGAATGTGAATTAAGCGGTGCGATTTCTCAATTTTTGGCAATTGCAAATTTGGAAAATTACTACTTAAATAAGTTGCCCCGGTGTTCATAAAATCGGCAACCCGTTTCGGGATAAAATCGATATTACGTGGATTATTTTTCGGGTCATCAAAAACAACAATGCCTTGTTTAGTACATAAACTAAGGTCTATTTTATTTTTTGCATTACCTAAATATCCAATAGTTTTTAGCTTAGCTGCATTCTTTAACTGTTCCTTGCTTATTTTTTCGCCGTCAGCTAAAAGGATAATTCCCACATCTTTTACGTATTTATCTTCAAAAGAAGTTTTATGTCTGATCGATAAACCATCATTTTTAAGGATAGAAATCGTTAAGGGGTCAACCTCACCAATTACCAGGCAAAGGATTCTATTTTTAGGATAAGAAATGGCACGTGGCAGATCGTTTACGTACAAAAACTCATCGAAACTTGGTGTTACATGGTCTGCTTTCGAAACAATGCTTTCACGGGCAATATTCTCTGTAAATGCAAAAAATTTATTGATGATACCACTTTCGCGTAATTGGAAATCAGAATAACCGTCACCTATGCCAAATAACTCGCCTTCGAGTTTTAA
Encoded proteins:
- a CDS encoding HAD-IB family phosphatase gives rise to the protein MPKQKAYYIIDFDSTFTQVEALDELARISLKSHPDKEAIFQKIEDYTNFAMEGKLSFSESLAQRVKLLEANEDHLKQLIKHLKKKVSTSFSRNAEFFKKHADEVLIVSGGFKEFITPVVSQYHIKKENIYANTFVTTGDGKIIDYDHTNPLSEEGGKVKLLQHLKLEGELFGIGDGYSDFQLRESGIINKFFAFTENIARESIVSKADHVTPSFDEFLYVNDLPRAISYPKNRILCLVIGEVDPLTISILKNDGLSIRHKTSFEDKYVKDVGIILLADGEKISKEQLKNAAKLKTIGYLGNAKNKIDLSLCTKQGIVVFDDPKNNPRNIDFIPKRVADFMNTGATYLSSNFPNLQLPKIEKSHRLIHIHKNVPGIMAKINTVFAKHDINIVSQFLMTNPDIGYAITDINAQYDKQLFKSLKKIEHTIKFRVLY